A genome region from Syntrophaceae bacterium includes the following:
- a CDS encoding HlyD family efflux transporter periplasmic adaptor subunit: MKKKKIIIGAFAALLLGAGLMVWFGQQGLRKDGLYYSGTVEASTISNLSFQVGGRVLKVHVTEGQRVEKDQPLAELDGVEFEAARDQAKAALERSERSRDQASAILEVYRRTLPDDVARAEAVAASARDVLAEAQSNKERYDALYARAVVSKKEWEAVKLHYDTARSRLAEAEAALRQARGNLGRIGAAEREVEAARAQAAASKAALEQARIQLERTTLRAPFAGIVTSRNIEPGEVVTPTRQALTLSDLSSVKVKIYVGETEIGNVKPGQKAEVRVDSLPGKTFEGTVTFIASEGEFTPKIIQTRKERVKLVYLVEVTVPNPNLELKTGMPADVWLK; this comes from the coding sequence TTGAAAAAGAAAAAGATCATCATCGGCGCGTTCGCGGCCCTGCTCCTCGGGGCGGGTCTCATGGTCTGGTTCGGCCAGCAGGGCCTGAGGAAAGACGGCCTGTATTACTCGGGGACGGTCGAGGCCTCAACCATCTCGAACCTCTCCTTCCAGGTCGGCGGCAGGGTGCTGAAGGTGCACGTCACGGAGGGACAGCGCGTGGAGAAAGACCAGCCCCTCGCGGAGCTCGACGGCGTCGAGTTCGAGGCGGCCCGCGATCAGGCGAAGGCGGCCCTCGAACGCTCGGAGCGGAGCCGGGACCAGGCCTCGGCGATCCTGGAGGTCTACCGCAGGACCCTGCCCGACGACGTGGCGCGGGCCGAGGCCGTCGCCGCCTCCGCCCGCGACGTGCTGGCGGAAGCGCAGTCGAACAAGGAGCGCTACGATGCGCTCTATGCCCGCGCCGTCGTCTCGAAAAAGGAGTGGGAGGCGGTCAAGCTCCACTACGACACGGCGCGCTCCCGGCTCGCGGAGGCCGAGGCGGCGCTGCGGCAGGCCAGAGGCAACCTCGGGAGGATCGGGGCCGCCGAGAGGGAGGTGGAGGCGGCCCGCGCCCAGGCCGCGGCGTCGAAAGCCGCGCTCGAGCAGGCCCGCATCCAGCTCGAACGGACGACGCTCCGGGCCCCCTTTGCGGGGATCGTGACGAGCCGCAACATCGAGCCGGGCGAGGTCGTGACCCCGACCCGCCAGGCCCTGACGCTCTCCGATCTGTCCTCCGTCAAGGTGAAGATCTACGTCGGCGAGACGGAGATCGGAAACGTCAAGCCGGGGCAGAAGGCCGAGGTGAGGGTCGACAGCCTCCCCGGCAAGACCTTCGAGGGCACGGTGACGTTCATCGCGTCGGAGGGGGAGTTCACCCCGAAGATCATCCAGACCCGCAAGGAGCGCGTGAAGCTCGTCTATCTCGTGGAAGTGACCGTGCCGAACCCGAACCTGGAGCTCAAGACGGGCATGCCGGCGGATGTGTGGTTGAAGTGA
- a CDS encoding ABC transporter ATP-binding protein, translating into MVQGNPIIEVENVTCRFGAVTAVDGVTLSIGEGTVFGLVGSDGAGKSTLLRAMATMIAPSAGRVVLAGLDAVSDRQEVKRLIGYMPQRFGLYPDLTVDENLAFFMDIFGIPRAERADRRQRYLGFSNLLPFADRPAGKLSGGMKQKLGLACVLVHEPRILLLDEPTNGVDPVSRREFWEILLEMKRTGMTIVVSTAYLDEGELCDRLALMHRARILAEGSPGEIRASCASLEDAMIRRIEETEGARDHAGTRN; encoded by the coding sequence ATGGTGCAGGGCAACCCCATCATTGAGGTCGAGAACGTCACCTGCCGGTTCGGGGCGGTCACGGCCGTCGACGGCGTGACGCTGTCGATCGGGGAGGGGACGGTCTTCGGTCTCGTCGGCTCCGACGGCGCGGGCAAGTCGACGCTGCTGCGCGCGATGGCCACCATGATCGCGCCGAGTGCCGGCCGCGTCGTCTTGGCCGGGCTCGACGCCGTCTCGGACCGGCAGGAGGTGAAGCGTCTCATCGGGTACATGCCGCAGCGCTTCGGCCTCTACCCGGATCTGACCGTCGACGAGAACCTGGCCTTCTTCATGGACATCTTCGGGATCCCCCGCGCCGAGAGAGCGGATCGGCGGCAGCGGTATCTCGGCTTCTCCAATCTCCTGCCCTTCGCGGACAGGCCGGCGGGCAAGCTCTCGGGAGGCATGAAGCAGAAGCTGGGGCTTGCCTGCGTGCTGGTGCACGAGCCCCGGATCCTTCTCCTCGACGAGCCGACCAACGGGGTGGACCCCGTCTCCCGCCGGGAATTCTGGGAGATCCTGCTCGAGATGAAGCGGACGGGCATGACGATCGTCGTCTCGACGGCGTACCTCGACGAGGGGGAGCTGTGCGACCGGCTCGCCCTCATGCACCGGGCGCGCATCCTGGCCGAGGGGTCGCCCGGCGAGATCCGGGCCTCCTGCGCGAGCCTGGAGGACGCCATGATCCGCCGCATCGAGGAAACGGAAGGGGCACGGGACCATGCCGGCACCCGCAACTGA
- a CDS encoding ABC transporter ATP-binding protein: MPAPATEIVSVRDLEKRFGDFVAVDRVSFSIGRGEIFGFLGPNGAGKSTTIRMLCGIITPSSGTGQVAGFDVVRQSESIKQTIGYMSQKFSLYEDLTPAENIRFYLGIYNVPEGQWEERTRWALETAGLEEMRDRLTRELTPGWRQRLALACALLHRPEILFLDEPTSGVDPIARRRFWAFIRGLAREGVTVFVTTHYMDEALHCDRIVMINEGRIVAIGTPGEIVAEACPGEPGATLNDAFIRLMTRHRRQA; encoded by the coding sequence ATGCCGGCACCCGCAACTGAGATCGTCTCCGTGCGAGACCTGGAGAAACGGTTCGGCGATTTCGTCGCCGTCGACCGCGTCAGCTTCTCCATCGGCCGGGGGGAGATCTTCGGGTTCCTGGGCCCCAACGGCGCCGGCAAGTCGACCACCATCCGCATGCTCTGCGGCATCATCACCCCCTCGTCGGGAACGGGGCAGGTCGCCGGGTTCGACGTGGTCCGGCAGTCCGAATCGATCAAGCAGACGATCGGCTACATGTCGCAGAAGTTCTCCCTCTACGAGGACCTCACGCCGGCGGAGAACATCCGCTTTTACCTGGGGATCTACAACGTGCCCGAGGGGCAGTGGGAGGAGAGGACCCGCTGGGCCCTCGAGACCGCCGGGCTCGAGGAGATGCGCGACCGGCTCACCCGGGAGCTGACGCCCGGGTGGCGGCAGCGGCTGGCCCTGGCCTGCGCGCTTCTGCACCGGCCGGAGATCCTCTTCCTCGACGAGCCCACCTCCGGCGTCGACCCCATCGCGCGGCGTCGTTTCTGGGCGTTCATCCGGGGGCTTGCCCGCGAGGGGGTCACGGTGTTCGTGACGACGCACTACATGGACGAGGCCCTGCACTGCGACCGCATCGTCATGATCAACGAGGGGAGGATCGTCGCGATCGGGACTCCCGGCGAGATCGTCGCGGAGGCCTGCCCGGGGGAGCCGGGAGCGACGCTCAACGATGCGTTCATCCGGCTGATGACGAGACACAGGCGACAGGCATAA